A portion of the Cellulophaga algicola DSM 14237 genome contains these proteins:
- a CDS encoding dihydrolipoamide acetyltransferase family protein, which produces MSKFELKLPQMGESVAEATLTTWLKEVGDTIEMDEAVFEIATDKVDSEVPSEVEGVLVEKLFNIDDIISVGQTVAIIEIQDGSSDTVAVEDSKPVAAAAIEQEIESVKDVVSAPVADYSGTDRFYSPLVKNIAKEEGVSVAELDQIAGTGKEGRVTKNDILEYVENGKSGKQVASAQEASPVTPNVASSAPVKKEVVASEVASNAKMANGDEVIPMSRMGKLIAQYMRDSISTSAHVQSFIEVDVTNVVNWRNKNKISFEKREGEKLTFTPIFMEAVAFALKKYPMMNISLDGDTVVKKKNINIGMAAALPDGNLIVPVIKNADQLNLVGMAKAVNDLATRSRNNKLKPDEIKEGTYTVTNVGTFGSVFGTPIINQPQVGILALGAIRKVPSVIETPEGDFIGIRSKMFLSHSYDHRVVNGALGGMFVKAVADFLEAWDVNREI; this is translated from the coding sequence ATGTCAAAGTTTGAATTAAAATTACCACAAATGGGAGAGAGTGTTGCAGAAGCAACACTGACTACTTGGTTGAAAGAAGTAGGTGATACTATTGAAATGGATGAAGCTGTTTTTGAAATTGCTACAGATAAGGTAGATTCGGAAGTGCCTAGTGAGGTTGAAGGTGTTTTGGTTGAAAAACTTTTTAACATCGATGATATTATATCGGTAGGTCAAACGGTTGCAATAATCGAAATTCAAGACGGTTCTTCAGACACTGTTGCTGTAGAGGATAGTAAGCCTGTTGCAGCAGCTGCAATTGAGCAGGAAATTGAAAGTGTAAAAGATGTGGTTAGTGCGCCAGTTGCAGATTATAGTGGTACAGATCGTTTCTATTCTCCTTTAGTAAAAAATATAGCTAAAGAAGAGGGGGTTTCTGTTGCAGAATTAGATCAAATAGCGGGAACAGGCAAAGAAGGTAGAGTTACTAAAAATGACATTCTTGAATACGTAGAAAATGGCAAATCAGGGAAGCAGGTTGCTTCAGCTCAAGAGGCTTCGCCAGTTACTCCTAATGTAGCATCATCTGCTCCAGTTAAGAAAGAGGTTGTTGCTAGTGAAGTTGCTTCAAATGCAAAAATGGCGAATGGTGATGAGGTAATCCCGATGAGTAGAATGGGGAAACTTATTGCTCAGTATATGCGAGATAGTATTTCTACATCAGCACATGTGCAAAGTTTTATAGAAGTAGATGTTACCAATGTAGTTAATTGGAGAAATAAGAATAAAATCAGCTTTGAGAAAAGAGAAGGAGAGAAGCTTACTTTCACTCCAATCTTTATGGAGGCTGTAGCTTTTGCTTTAAAGAAATATCCTATGATGAACATTTCTTTAGATGGCGATACAGTCGTTAAGAAGAAAAATATAAACATAGGTATGGCAGCAGCTTTGCCAGATGGTAATTTAATTGTTCCTGTAATTAAAAATGCAGACCAGTTAAACCTTGTAGGTATGGCGAAAGCAGTTAATGATTTGGCAACTAGAAGTAGAAATAATAAACTAAAGCCAGACGAAATAAAGGAGGGTACGTATACGGTAACTAATGTTGGTACATTTGGGAGTGTCTTTGGTACGCCAATTATAAACCAACCGCAAGTAGGTATTCTTGCGTTAGGAGCTATACGTAAAGTACCTTCTGTTATAGAAACTCCTGAAGGAGATTTTATAGGAATTAGAAGTAAGATGTTTTTATCTCATAGTTATGATCATAGGGTTGTAAATGGTGCGTTAGGGGGTATGTTTGTGAAAGCGGTAGCAGATTTCTTAGAGGCTTGGGATGTTAATAGAGAGATTTAA
- a CDS encoding 3'-5' exonuclease: MQLKLTRPICFFDLETTGINVAKDRVVEIAILKIHPNGNKESKTWLVNPEMVIPDEVIAVHGITNEKVANEPTFKELSKDIYNMIKDSDLGGFNSDRFDIPLLAEEMLRSEIDFDMKNRVAVDVQTIFHKMEKRTLGAAYKFYCDKDLIDAHSAAADTNATYEVLLSQLDRYPELENNMKMLAEFSSHKRTVDFAGFIILDEDEEEVFSFGKHKGKKVHDVLAKEPGYFSWILNADFPLYTKKILTQIKLSKLNNKLG; encoded by the coding sequence ATGCAATTAAAATTAACACGTCCTATTTGTTTTTTCGATTTAGAAACAACGGGTATCAATGTGGCAAAAGATCGGGTCGTAGAAATAGCAATTCTTAAAATTCATCCTAACGGAAATAAAGAAAGTAAAACTTGGTTGGTAAATCCAGAAATGGTGATACCTGATGAGGTGATAGCTGTTCATGGTATTACGAATGAAAAAGTAGCTAATGAGCCTACTTTTAAAGAGTTATCTAAGGATATTTATAACATGATTAAGGATAGCGATTTAGGAGGTTTTAATTCTGATCGGTTTGATATTCCATTGTTAGCAGAAGAAATGCTGAGATCTGAGATAGATTTTGATATGAAAAATAGAGTTGCAGTAGATGTACAGACTATCTTTCATAAGATGGAAAAGAGAACTCTTGGTGCGGCTTATAAATTTTATTGTGATAAAGATTTGATAGATGCGCATAGTGCTGCGGCAGATACCAATGCTACCTATGAAGTTTTATTGTCTCAATTAGATCGGTATCCTGAATTAGAGAATAATATGAAAATGTTAGCAGAATTTTCGTCACATAAAAGAACGGTAGATTTTGCAGGGTTTATAATTTTAGATGAAGATGAAGAAGAAGTATTTTCATTTGGGAAACATAAAGGTAAAAAGGTTCATGATGTGTTGGCTAAAGAGCCAGGATATTTTAGTTGGATCTTAAATGCGGATTTTCCATTATACACTAAAAAAATATTGACTCAAATTAAATTGAGTAAACTGAATAATAAACTAGGCTAA
- a CDS encoding carboxypeptidase-like regulatory domain-containing protein, with protein MLRFFLLFILGLNVLTAQDIFFEGVVYDSKTEETIPFVNLSFLNTLKGTSSDEEGHFFMNLPSSFLEKQLHISSLGYKDTIVAAAAIFKAKRFNLVPESFELNEVVVSETLGNSDVLNPIGSYSMKSGFSSSSTPWVLALYYPNIGQQKKYLDKVTIFFQNNSAFKRKASKFRVRVYDVDKETRKPTKDLLRKSFVLETEVNKDYVSLDLSGLQIKMPREGVYIGLEWLFVPSNWYKNSGKHSITNKLVVEDRFAPTFGGVYNKNQNFKVMVYGMGEWTDFVVKSKNETGSLIPAVSLKLSKK; from the coding sequence ATGTTACGCTTTTTTTTATTATTTATTTTGGGATTAAATGTGCTTACGGCGCAAGACATTTTTTTTGAAGGTGTTGTTTATGATAGCAAAACAGAAGAAACAATCCCATTTGTGAATTTAAGTTTTCTGAATACGCTAAAGGGGACTTCCTCAGATGAGGAAGGGCATTTTTTTATGAATCTACCTTCTTCTTTCTTAGAGAAGCAACTTCATATTTCTTCCTTAGGGTATAAAGATACTATTGTTGCTGCTGCGGCTATATTTAAAGCTAAACGTTTTAATTTGGTTCCGGAATCTTTTGAGCTAAATGAGGTTGTTGTTTCGGAAACCTTAGGGAATTCAGATGTATTAAATCCTATTGGTAGTTATAGTATGAAAAGCGGATTTTCATCATCATCAACTCCGTGGGTATTGGCCTTGTATTATCCTAATATAGGACAGCAAAAAAAATACCTAGATAAAGTCACCATATTTTTTCAGAATAATTCTGCCTTTAAAAGAAAAGCATCAAAATTTAGAGTAAGGGTTTATGATGTGGATAAGGAGACGAGGAAACCAACCAAAGATTTGCTGAGAAAAAGTTTTGTTTTAGAGACAGAAGTAAATAAGGATTACGTTTCATTAGACTTATCAGGGCTTCAGATAAAAATGCCTAGAGAGGGTGTTTATATAGGTTTAGAGTGGTTGTTTGTACCAAGCAATTGGTATAAGAACTCTGGCAAACACAGTATCACTAATAAATTAGTAGTAGAAGATAGGTTTGCGCCCACTTTTGGTGGTGTGTATAATAAAAATCAGAACTTTAAAGTTATGGTTTATGGAATGGGGGAATGGACAGATTTTGTAGTGAAATCTAAAAATGAAACAGGAAGTCTTATACCCGCAGTGAGTTTAAAATTGTCAAAAAAATAA
- a CDS encoding fumarylacetoacetate hydrolase family protein translates to MKIICIGRNYAAHIAELQNEKPLDPVVFIKPDSSVLPKEQDFYIPEFSKDIHYEVEVLVKIKKVGKHILEKFASNYYDEIGLGIDFTARDVQQALKEKGLPWEKAKGFDGAAVIGNWIAKEKFENIDNLGFQLLKNDEVVQDGNTNLMLWKIDELIAYVSTFFTLKKGDVIFTGTPAGVGSVKTNDYLSGRLESIEMFNVNIK, encoded by the coding sequence ATGAAAATAATTTGTATTGGAAGAAATTATGCAGCTCATATCGCTGAGTTGCAAAATGAAAAGCCTCTAGATCCTGTGGTTTTCATTAAGCCAGACTCTTCTGTTTTGCCTAAGGAGCAAGATTTTTATATCCCTGAATTCTCTAAAGATATTCATTACGAGGTAGAGGTTTTGGTTAAAATAAAGAAAGTAGGTAAGCATATTTTAGAGAAATTTGCGTCTAATTACTATGATGAGATAGGTTTGGGGATAGATTTTACAGCTAGAGATGTGCAACAGGCGTTAAAAGAAAAAGGATTGCCTTGGGAGAAGGCAAAAGGTTTTGATGGTGCTGCTGTTATCGGAAACTGGATTGCTAAAGAGAAATTTGAAAATATTGATAATTTAGGTTTTCAATTATTGAAAAATGATGAGGTGGTTCAGGATGGAAATACCAACTTGATGCTCTGGAAGATAGATGAATTAATAGCGTATGTAAGTACTTTTTTCACCTTAAAAAAGGGAGATGTCATCTTCACGGGTACACCAGCAGGTGTTGGTAGTGTTAAAACTAATGATTACCTTTCAGGGAGGTTAGAAAGTATAGAAATGTTTAATGTAAATATTAAATAA
- a CDS encoding Hpt domain-containing protein, whose product MIYSLDKIKELADGDEDFIQSVVSAFLDEVPVDLEQLEMAIGQKDYSNIYQLAHKIKPNVDLLGMEQARAASLEIENIGKIGAEDLTLDQKFPMLKKDIHQVISELKKDFNL is encoded by the coding sequence ATGATTTATAGTTTGGATAAAATTAAAGAGTTGGCAGATGGTGATGAGGATTTTATCCAATCCGTTGTTTCTGCTTTTCTCGACGAAGTTCCTGTGGATTTGGAGCAGTTAGAAATGGCTATAGGTCAAAAAGATTATTCCAATATCTATCAATTAGCGCATAAGATTAAGCCTAATGTAGATTTGCTAGGAATGGAACAAGCGCGCGCAGCATCCCTAGAAATAGAGAATATAGGTAAGATTGGAGCTGAGGATTTAACATTGGATCAAAAATTTCCTATGTTAAAAAAAGATATCCATCAAGTAATTTCTGAACTTAAAAAAGACTTCAATCTTTAA
- a CDS encoding competence/damage-inducible protein A: protein MNAEIITIGDEILIGQIVDTNSAYIGKEFNKIGVSVYQITSIQDDKNQILQALADAESRVDIVIITGGLGPTKDDITKHTLCEYFDDHLVQNDMVLDHVKELFKKYISTSPLLQVNIDQALVPSKATVLHNANGTAPGMWMTKNNTVFVSLPGVPFEMKYLIQDEVIPKIQKEFNRPFILHRTVNTYGIGESALADRISDWENALPSSVKLAYLPSLGKVRLRLSSKGPVKEIVEETIAVEARKLYDLIADVIYGEEDDETIEAVIAKLLTSKNRTLSTAESFTGGTIAEQITAMPGASAYFKGSVVSYATEVKINVLKVSKDLIKAHTVVSAQVAEAMASNVRELLKTDFSISTTGNAGPSKGDSNKEVGTVYIAIATPKGVHSEKFMMGSQRERVVQKSVNKALEMLKKEISKY, encoded by the coding sequence ATGAATGCAGAGATAATTACCATTGGTGATGAAATTCTTATCGGTCAGATTGTAGATACAAATTCAGCATACATTGGTAAAGAATTTAATAAAATAGGAGTATCTGTATATCAAATCACTTCTATTCAGGATGATAAAAATCAAATTCTACAGGCTTTAGCTGACGCTGAATCCAGAGTTGATATTGTTATAATTACGGGAGGTTTAGGGCCTACTAAAGATGATATTACTAAACATACACTTTGTGAATATTTTGATGATCACTTGGTGCAAAATGATATGGTTTTAGATCATGTTAAAGAATTGTTCAAGAAATATATTTCTACGTCTCCTCTTTTGCAAGTAAACATAGATCAGGCACTTGTGCCGTCTAAGGCAACAGTCTTACATAATGCTAATGGCACTGCGCCTGGTATGTGGATGACAAAAAATAATACTGTCTTTGTTTCTCTTCCTGGAGTACCTTTTGAGATGAAATATTTAATTCAGGATGAGGTAATCCCGAAAATTCAAAAAGAATTCAATAGGCCATTTATCCTTCATAGAACAGTAAATACGTACGGCATTGGCGAAAGCGCTTTGGCTGATCGTATTTCTGATTGGGAGAATGCACTGCCTTCTAGTGTAAAATTAGCTTATTTGCCAAGTTTGGGAAAAGTGCGGCTACGATTAAGTAGTAAAGGACCTGTAAAAGAAATAGTGGAGGAAACAATAGCGGTAGAGGCTAGAAAATTATATGATTTAATTGCTGATGTAATTTACGGTGAAGAAGATGATGAAACTATTGAAGCAGTAATAGCTAAGCTACTGACATCAAAAAATAGGACATTGTCTACCGCAGAAAGTTTTACAGGAGGAACTATAGCGGAACAAATAACGGCAATGCCGGGCGCGTCAGCTTATTTTAAAGGAAGTGTAGTGAGTTATGCTACGGAAGTTAAAATTAATGTTTTGAAAGTCTCAAAGGACTTAATTAAAGCGCATACAGTGGTGAGTGCTCAGGTTGCAGAAGCGATGGCGTCTAATGTTCGAGAGTTGTTAAAAACGGACTTCTCAATTTCGACTACAGGTAACGCAGGACCATCAAAAGGAGACTCTAATAAGGAGGTTGGAACCGTCTATATTGCAATTGCAACACCAAAAGGAGTCCATTCTGAGAAGTTTATGATGGGGAGTCAGCGAGAAAGGGTTGTGCAAAAGTCTGTAAATAAGGCACTTGAGATGTTGAAAAAAGAAATTTCAAAATATTAA
- the rpmB gene encoding 50S ribosomal protein L28 — protein sequence MSKVCEITGKRAMFGNNVSFSINKTRRRFNVNLSKKRFYIEEEDRWVTLKVSARALKSINKKGISAVLKEAKANGLTK from the coding sequence ATGTCAAAAGTTTGCGAAATTACCGGAAAGAGAGCTATGTTTGGAAACAACGTATCGTTTTCCATTAATAAGACAAGAAGAAGATTTAATGTAAATCTTTCCAAAAAGCGTTTCTATATTGAAGAAGAAGACCGTTGGGTTACTTTGAAGGTATCTGCGCGTGCATTAAAATCTATCAATAAGAAAGGTATTAGTGCAGTATTGAAAGAAGCTAAAGCAAATGGATTAACTAAGTAA
- the rpmG gene encoding 50S ribosomal protein L33 yields the protein MAKKGNRIQVILECTEHKESGQPGTSRYITTKNKKNTPDRIELKKFNPVLKKMTVHKEIK from the coding sequence ATGGCTAAGAAAGGTAATAGAATCCAAGTGATTTTGGAATGTACAGAGCATAAAGAATCAGGACAACCTGGTACTTCAAGATACATTACAACAAAAAATAAGAAGAACACTCCTGATAGAATTGAACTTAAGAAATTCAATCCAGTTCTAAAGAAAATGACTGTTCATAAAGAAATTAAGTAA
- a CDS encoding DUF4295 domain-containing protein, with protein sequence MAKKTVASLQTSSKRLTKAIKMIKSPKSGAYTFTESVMAPEEVGAWLSKK encoded by the coding sequence ATGGCAAAGAAAACGGTAGCAAGTTTACAAACCAGTTCTAAAAGATTGACTAAGGCTATAAAAATGATTAAGTCACCTAAATCAGGTGCTTATACATTTACAGAGTCAGTTATGGCACCTGAAGAAGTTGGTGCTTGGTTGAGTAAAAAATAA